In one window of Eggerthella guodeyinii DNA:
- a CDS encoding 4Fe-4S dicluster domain-containing protein: MSEQRLGMAIDLALCIGCNACAVACKMENGVGLGHFNTWVESWDVDRDGDVRRASVPKLCNHCANPACVSVCPTGASYVDADGSVQIDTGKCIGCKYCMAACPYGVRYLVEETGDVHKCTFCHHRSSNGLLPACVGTCVTKARVFGDLNDPDSDVSKLLAEAGGGEVLLADMGMEPSVRYVDLEETMALKRVSAVHKGGNVLTPYEGRQ, translated from the coding sequence ATGAGCGAACAACGATTGGGCATGGCGATTGACCTGGCCCTCTGCATTGGATGCAACGCCTGCGCCGTAGCCTGCAAGATGGAGAACGGCGTGGGGCTGGGCCACTTCAACACGTGGGTGGAAAGCTGGGACGTGGACAGGGACGGCGACGTGCGTCGCGCAAGCGTTCCCAAGCTGTGCAACCACTGCGCGAACCCGGCGTGCGTGAGCGTGTGCCCCACGGGCGCCAGCTACGTGGACGCGGACGGCTCGGTGCAGATCGACACCGGCAAGTGCATCGGCTGCAAGTACTGCATGGCCGCGTGCCCTTACGGCGTGCGCTACCTCGTCGAGGAGACGGGCGACGTGCACAAGTGCACGTTCTGCCACCATCGCTCCAGCAACGGGCTGCTGCCCGCGTGCGTGGGGACGTGCGTGACGAAGGCCCGCGTGTTCGGCGATCTGAACGACCCCGACAGCGACGTGTCGAAGCTGTTGGCCGAGGCGGGCGGCGGCGAGGTGCTGCTGGCCGACATGGGCATGGAGCCCTCGGTGCGCTACGTCGATTTGGAAGAGACGATGGCGCTCAAGCGCGTGTCCGCCGTGCACAAGGGCGGCAACGTGCTCACGCCGTACGAGGGGAGGCAGTAA
- the nrfD gene encoding NrfD/PsrC family molybdoenzyme membrane anchor subunit, which produces MVWDGIVACDLFCAGLGAWTFIFTVLSAGRDEARRTAKLVGVVAAFALVALGALILAVDARGGLLNPLRYLNLLGNLGSVMTWGVILISLFLVGSFACGLLLLMKRSAPRALEAATAVLAVGVSLYTGVLLSTSPAFPLWNIAVLPAAFVVSAAYTGYAAYALIARFAAPKGDALPAWFGRAAVVLPVLEAVALAALVAVVSGTQGSGAEAAAASVANLLGGSCALAFWGGTVAVGLVAPLALAVVRGRRGAAAPAWMGVVEWACILVGGFAFRYAVVVAAAPIFG; this is translated from the coding sequence ATGGTTTGGGACGGAATCGTCGCCTGCGACCTGTTCTGCGCGGGCCTGGGCGCTTGGACGTTCATCTTCACCGTGCTGTCGGCGGGCAGGGACGAGGCGCGCCGCACGGCGAAGCTCGTCGGCGTCGTCGCGGCGTTCGCGCTCGTGGCGCTCGGCGCGCTCATCCTGGCGGTGGACGCGCGGGGCGGCCTGTTGAACCCGCTGCGCTACCTCAACCTGCTGGGCAACCTCGGGTCGGTGATGACCTGGGGCGTGATTCTCATCAGCCTGTTTCTGGTGGGCTCCTTCGCGTGCGGCTTGTTGCTGCTGATGAAGCGCTCCGCTCCCCGGGCGCTCGAGGCGGCGACGGCGGTGCTGGCGGTGGGCGTGTCGTTGTACACGGGCGTGCTGCTCAGCACCTCGCCGGCCTTCCCGCTGTGGAACATCGCGGTGCTGCCGGCCGCGTTCGTGGTGTCGGCGGCCTACACGGGCTATGCGGCCTACGCGCTCATCGCGCGCTTCGCCGCGCCGAAGGGCGACGCGCTGCCGGCCTGGTTCGGCCGGGCGGCCGTCGTGCTGCCGGTGCTCGAGGCGGTCGCGCTCGCGGCGCTCGTCGCGGTGGTGTCGGGCACGCAGGGCAGCGGCGCCGAGGCTGCGGCGGCGTCGGTGGCGAACCTGCTCGGCGGTTCGTGCGCGTTGGCGTTCTGGGGCGGGACGGTGGCCGTCGGCCTCGTCGCGCCGCTCGCGCTGGCGGTCGTGCGCGGCCGCCGGGGCGCGGCGGCCCCCGCGTGGATGGGCGTCGTCGAGTGGGCGTGCATCCTCGTCGGCGGGTTCGCGTTCCGCTACGCGGTCGTGGTGGCCGCGGCGCCGATATTCGGCTAG
- a CDS encoding FAD-dependent oxidoreductase yields the protein MNQAPISRRAFVRTATIAGITVAAFGIAGCAPKAEGAEGAYRAGTYSASGQGKFGPVEVEVAFSDKAIEKVDVVKLEETKYICDRAVADVPARIVEHQSLGVDTVTGATLTSTAILAAVEDCVKQAGGNAGKLKGNYTPAPRSAETRELEADLVVVGAGAAGMVAAVGAAQRGANVVVLEKSCNVGGNGLVCGGYLEYAGSPADLRPDMTDMQIQELEEKLAAGDGSAVDPSYLAALKQEWADWQASGTKKVFDSKYLQPLEYTLPSGEGYEGSLRVCQREVDFGDWLIAEGFSFKEVVGIVGFPWPRWAVPAEGVCGQSYFELYNDMIDRNGYPVEVLLNTPATELVVEDGRVTGVVAQAEDGTVYRVRGTQGVALATGGFSGNPDMLRAYNKIWNWPENSAIPTTNAYGHHGDGITMGLAVGAAVGNMHLQMPFPFADCKNATDETTVGDDIDCVIVNKEGKRFMNEVLDRYTMTENIMAQTDQMMFMISDQDTSRVNGDVNRYGHNLQSLIDQGQLYRADTIEELGEQIGCGGAALKETVERYNEIARTGEDPDFGRTNFSELSPIENPPFYASPRTWAMHITSGGLVNDPADNYVVLREDGTPIEGLYAIGETAKGPAGVAVMSQGLALAQGLFPEA from the coding sequence ATGAACCAGGCACCGATCTCGCGCCGCGCCTTCGTCAGGACGGCCACGATCGCCGGCATCACCGTCGCCGCCTTCGGCATCGCGGGCTGCGCGCCCAAGGCCGAGGGGGCCGAAGGGGCGTACCGGGCCGGCACCTACTCGGCCAGCGGGCAAGGGAAGTTCGGGCCCGTCGAAGTCGAGGTCGCGTTCTCGGACAAGGCGATCGAGAAGGTCGACGTGGTGAAGCTCGAGGAGACGAAGTACATCTGCGACCGCGCCGTCGCCGACGTGCCGGCGCGCATCGTGGAGCACCAGTCGCTCGGCGTGGACACCGTCACGGGCGCGACGCTCACGAGCACGGCGATCCTCGCCGCCGTCGAGGACTGCGTGAAGCAGGCGGGGGGCAACGCCGGCAAGCTCAAGGGGAACTACACCCCGGCGCCGCGCTCCGCCGAGACCAGGGAGCTGGAAGCGGATCTCGTGGTGGTGGGCGCAGGCGCGGCCGGCATGGTGGCGGCCGTAGGCGCGGCCCAGCGCGGGGCGAACGTCGTCGTGCTCGAGAAGAGCTGCAACGTCGGCGGCAACGGGTTGGTGTGCGGCGGCTACCTCGAGTACGCAGGCTCGCCCGCAGACCTGCGGCCCGACATGACCGACATGCAGATCCAGGAACTCGAGGAGAAGCTGGCCGCCGGGGACGGATCGGCCGTGGACCCGTCGTATCTGGCCGCGCTCAAGCAGGAATGGGCCGACTGGCAGGCAAGCGGGACGAAGAAGGTGTTCGATTCGAAGTACCTCCAACCGCTCGAGTACACGCTGCCGTCCGGCGAGGGCTACGAGGGCTCGCTGCGCGTCTGCCAGCGCGAGGTCGACTTCGGCGATTGGCTGATCGCCGAGGGCTTCTCGTTCAAGGAAGTGGTCGGCATCGTCGGGTTCCCGTGGCCGCGCTGGGCCGTGCCGGCCGAGGGCGTGTGCGGGCAGAGCTACTTCGAGCTGTACAACGACATGATCGACCGGAACGGCTATCCCGTGGAGGTCCTGCTGAACACCCCGGCGACCGAGCTCGTCGTCGAAGACGGCCGAGTGACGGGCGTCGTGGCGCAGGCCGAGGACGGCACCGTGTACCGGGTGAGGGGAACGCAGGGCGTCGCGTTGGCGACCGGCGGGTTTTCCGGCAACCCCGACATGCTGCGCGCGTACAACAAGATATGGAACTGGCCCGAGAACAGCGCCATCCCCACCACGAACGCCTACGGTCACCACGGCGACGGCATCACGATGGGCCTTGCGGTGGGAGCCGCCGTGGGGAACATGCACCTGCAGATGCCCTTCCCCTTCGCCGACTGCAAGAACGCGACCGACGAGACCACCGTGGGAGACGACATCGACTGCGTCATCGTGAACAAGGAAGGCAAGCGCTTCATGAACGAGGTGCTCGACCGCTACACCATGACCGAGAACATCATGGCGCAGACCGACCAGATGATGTTCATGATCAGCGACCAGGACACGAGCCGCGTGAACGGCGACGTCAACCGCTACGGCCATAATCTGCAAAGCCTCATCGACCAGGGGCAGCTCTACCGCGCCGACACCATCGAGGAGCTGGGCGAGCAGATCGGCTGCGGCGGCGCGGCGCTCAAGGAGACGGTCGAGCGCTACAACGAGATCGCGCGGACCGGCGAGGATCCCGACTTCGGCCGCACGAACTTCTCGGAGCTGAGCCCCATCGAGAACCCGCCGTTCTACGCGAGCCCCCGCACCTGGGCCATGCACATCACCTCGGGCGGCCTCGTGAACGACCCGGCCGACAACTACGTCGTGCTGCGCGAGGACGGCACGCCCATCGAGGGCCTCTACGCCATCGGCGAGACGGCGAAGGGGCCGGCCGGCGTGGCCGTCATGTCGCAGGGCCTCGCCCTGGCCCAAGGGCTGTTCCCGGAAGCGTAA
- a CDS encoding molybdopterin dinucleotide binding domain-containing protein translates to MNAKNGCSVDIDEAEYILWSGAFPGGNGSNFQYISKHVTERLRTGKLKIDVVDPTLSSGAVTPTMPGITWVPIKPTTNGALYAAIAQIMMRDETYDADVLSFTTQKAAEAAGYGAFTNASYLVIVDEGHPNHRKLMRAADAGIEVPEEEVAEGAMPTQHYVVIDAATNEPAAHDACERGVFDFEGEVNGVKVRSGFSCMKDTVGSRTVEEYAEITGIPASEIERMAKEYASHGVKATVNAAAASTAGVNGFDTPNGREVLRALIGSNQMRGGSFPTGSPVTDGKGVRYDLATVKGAPDVTTKNAAMISRGSRAWEKTKEYANRVAAGEKDPKPKMPWFTNAPQSDSQALMSAVNQYPYQCKIMLTWMCNVIQGTPGAMRDEVVERLKDPSVLPLHIVCDVVIGEMAQVADYIVPDVTQYESFGLPSSGAWGTTVRWQAKTPETVQTDDGRYACWETFLIDVAKACDLPGWGADAIPDAEGNLHPFDTSADFYLKAVANLAYAETPVDDISAEEARLQGLDELPADFEAAVSAEEWPKVQHVLSRGGRYWTSEKIRGEDGRYAFLKPFETYIYNEKRALATNCYSGKRLPATLGYNPQAFGDLSPMTDHYSAEEFPFTVSEHKPRFRSVSMLSNSPIMRDLCAHNYVEINDEDAAALGIADGDAVRATTPTGEVTEGVAMVRGGQVKGAFSLSFGYGHDNYGAQDVEVDGQRVEGNPAIAAGVRTKMMLDPLVSKDGVYSILADHDASSPGRCGGMFKIEKA, encoded by the coding sequence ATGAACGCTAAGAACGGCTGCAGCGTCGACATCGACGAGGCGGAGTACATCCTCTGGAGCGGTGCGTTCCCGGGCGGGAACGGGTCGAACTTCCAGTACATCAGCAAGCACGTCACGGAGAGGCTGCGCACGGGCAAGCTCAAGATCGACGTGGTCGATCCCACGCTTTCCAGCGGAGCCGTCACCCCGACGATGCCGGGCATCACCTGGGTGCCCATCAAACCCACCACCAACGGCGCCCTGTACGCCGCCATCGCGCAGATCATGATGCGCGACGAAACCTACGATGCCGACGTGCTGTCGTTCACCACGCAGAAGGCGGCGGAGGCGGCGGGCTACGGCGCGTTCACGAACGCGAGCTACCTCGTGATCGTCGACGAGGGCCATCCGAACCACCGCAAGCTCATGCGCGCGGCCGACGCCGGCATCGAGGTGCCCGAGGAAGAAGTCGCCGAGGGTGCGATGCCGACGCAGCATTACGTGGTCATCGACGCCGCCACCAACGAGCCCGCGGCGCACGACGCGTGCGAGCGCGGCGTGTTCGACTTCGAAGGCGAGGTGAACGGCGTCAAGGTGCGCTCGGGGTTCTCGTGCATGAAGGACACCGTCGGCAGCCGCACCGTCGAGGAGTACGCCGAGATCACCGGCATCCCCGCATCCGAGATCGAGCGCATGGCGAAGGAGTACGCCTCCCACGGCGTGAAGGCCACGGTGAACGCGGCCGCCGCCTCCACGGCCGGCGTCAACGGCTTCGACACGCCGAACGGCCGCGAGGTGCTGCGCGCGCTCATCGGCTCGAACCAGATGCGGGGCGGATCGTTCCCCACCGGCTCCCCGGTGACCGACGGCAAGGGCGTGCGCTACGACCTGGCCACGGTCAAGGGCGCCCCCGACGTCACCACGAAGAACGCCGCGATGATCTCGCGCGGCAGCCGGGCTTGGGAGAAGACCAAGGAGTACGCCAACCGCGTGGCGGCGGGCGAGAAGGACCCCAAGCCGAAGATGCCCTGGTTCACGAACGCCCCGCAGTCGGACAGCCAGGCGCTCATGTCCGCGGTCAACCAGTACCCCTACCAGTGCAAGATCATGCTCACCTGGATGTGCAACGTCATCCAGGGAACGCCCGGCGCCATGCGCGACGAGGTGGTCGAGCGCCTGAAGGACCCGTCGGTGCTGCCGCTGCACATCGTGTGCGACGTCGTGATCGGAGAGATGGCGCAGGTGGCCGACTACATCGTGCCCGACGTGACGCAGTACGAGAGCTTCGGCCTGCCGTCGAGCGGCGCCTGGGGCACCACGGTGCGCTGGCAGGCGAAGACGCCCGAGACCGTGCAGACGGACGACGGGCGCTACGCGTGCTGGGAGACGTTCCTCATCGACGTCGCCAAGGCGTGCGACCTGCCCGGCTGGGGCGCGGACGCCATCCCCGACGCCGAGGGCAACCTGCACCCGTTCGACACGTCGGCCGACTTCTACCTGAAGGCGGTCGCGAACCTCGCCTACGCCGAGACGCCGGTGGACGACATCTCGGCCGAGGAGGCGAGGCTGCAGGGGCTCGACGAGCTGCCTGCCGACTTCGAGGCCGCGGTGAGCGCCGAGGAGTGGCCGAAGGTGCAGCATGTGCTGTCGCGCGGCGGCCGCTACTGGACGTCCGAGAAGATCCGCGGCGAGGACGGACGCTACGCGTTCCTCAAGCCGTTCGAGACGTACATCTACAACGAGAAGCGCGCGCTGGCCACGAACTGCTACTCCGGCAAGCGCCTCCCCGCCACGCTGGGCTACAACCCGCAGGCGTTCGGCGACCTGTCGCCCATGACCGACCACTACTCGGCCGAGGAGTTCCCGTTCACGGTGTCCGAGCACAAGCCGCGCTTCCGCTCCGTCTCCATGCTGTCGAACAGCCCCATCATGCGGGACCTGTGCGCGCACAACTACGTGGAGATCAACGACGAGGACGCGGCGGCCCTCGGCATCGCCGACGGCGACGCCGTGCGGGCGACCACGCCCACCGGCGAGGTGACCGAAGGCGTGGCCATGGTGCGCGGCGGCCAGGTGAAGGGCGCGTTCAGCCTGTCGTTCGGCTACGGCCACGACAACTACGGCGCGCAGGACGTCGAGGTGGACGGCCAGCGCGTCGAGGGCAACCCGGCCATCGCGGCGGGCGTGCGCACGAAGATGATGCTCGACCCGCTCGTCTCGAAGGACGGCGTGTACAGCATCCTGGCCGACCACGACGCGTCGAGCCCCGGGCGCTGCGGCGGCATGTTCAAAATCGAGAAGGCATAA
- a CDS encoding LuxR C-terminal-related transcriptional regulator: MKDRVIRCLGLSSVLLIGVLTIWGGLPLGALTQLGLSEILKCWSIPLSIALGLALSAALLKRGRPTARFLAAAAVAAGAFVGGGYALLLLGPGALDRTIAAVASSVLAGIGYGLFSLLWQHVLSRLSFDDMTKTLLLSLAMGSAEYLLLFAILGGRLWTAFPALVVAAVVLCLLALRAPAAPADDGVRQGWRGAGLRDLAKEVGSPLICVCAIAFAVALTRTITLDGIENSDAINLVASGCIIAASLILYAAWYVPGGKRSVFRKLSILGMYRMFFPVVVTALLALSIAGDALALPVATLAYVLFSFVAVFMMSTSVTIARRYGLWSPYVYGAFAGATYFAFAGATALGAWVYYPRSFGAATLPVIVLVVFYILAMSYAAIQARRRGLDERAGGRAAAGDGTQGPAAVPTVVDEVAQRCAFLAQEAGLTKRERDILLVLARGRDVPSIAKQLYISENTVRSHSKSIYRKLKIHSKQELLDLLETVPVDRG, translated from the coding sequence GTGAAGGATCGTGTGATCAGATGCCTCGGCCTGTCCTCGGTTCTGCTGATCGGGGTGCTGACCATCTGGGGCGGGTTGCCGCTGGGCGCGCTGACGCAGCTGGGGCTGTCGGAGATACTGAAGTGCTGGTCCATCCCCCTGTCCATCGCGCTCGGGCTCGCGTTGAGCGCGGCTCTGCTGAAGCGGGGCCGCCCCACGGCGCGCTTCCTCGCCGCGGCCGCGGTGGCGGCGGGCGCCTTCGTGGGCGGCGGCTACGCGCTGCTCCTCCTCGGGCCGGGCGCGCTCGATCGGACGATCGCCGCGGTGGCCTCCTCCGTCCTCGCGGGAATCGGCTACGGCCTGTTCTCGCTGCTGTGGCAGCACGTGCTCTCGCGGCTCTCGTTCGACGACATGACCAAGACCCTGCTGCTCTCCTTGGCCATGGGGTCGGCCGAGTACCTGCTCCTGTTCGCGATCCTCGGCGGGCGCCTCTGGACCGCGTTTCCCGCGCTCGTCGTTGCGGCGGTCGTCCTGTGCCTGCTCGCGTTGCGCGCTCCGGCCGCCCCTGCCGACGACGGCGTGCGGCAGGGCTGGCGGGGAGCCGGGCTGCGGGATTTGGCGAAGGAGGTCGGCAGCCCGCTGATCTGCGTGTGCGCCATCGCGTTCGCGGTCGCCCTGACGAGGACCATCACGCTCGACGGGATCGAGAACTCCGACGCGATCAACCTCGTCGCCAGCGGGTGCATCATCGCCGCCTCGCTGATCCTGTACGCGGCCTGGTACGTGCCCGGCGGGAAGCGGTCCGTCTTCAGGAAGCTGAGCATACTGGGGATGTACCGCATGTTCTTCCCCGTCGTCGTGACCGCGCTCCTCGCGCTTTCGATAGCGGGGGACGCGCTCGCCCTTCCCGTGGCCACCCTGGCGTACGTGCTGTTCTCGTTCGTCGCGGTATTCATGATGTCGACCAGCGTCACCATCGCGCGGCGCTACGGGCTGTGGTCGCCCTACGTGTACGGGGCGTTCGCGGGCGCGACCTACTTCGCGTTCGCGGGCGCGACGGCGCTGGGCGCGTGGGTGTACTACCCGCGAAGCTTCGGCGCGGCCACGCTCCCGGTGATCGTGCTCGTGGTGTTCTACATCCTGGCGATGTCCTACGCGGCGATCCAGGCGCGCAGGAGGGGCCTCGACGAGCGCGCGGGGGGTCGCGCTGCGGCGGGCGACGGGACGCAGGGGCCCGCCGCCGTCCCCACCGTCGTCGACGAGGTCGCGCAGCGATGCGCCTTCCTGGCGCAGGAGGCGGGGCTCACGAAGCGCGAGCGCGACATCCTGCTGGTGCTGGCGCGAGGCAGGGACGTCCCCAGCATCGCCAAGCAGCTGTACATCTCCGAGAACACCGTCCGCTCGCACAGCAAGAGCATCTACCGGAAGCTGAAGATCCACTCGAAGCAGGAGCTGCTCGACCTCCTCGAGACCGTCCCGGTCGACCGCGGGTAG
- a CDS encoding helix-turn-helix transcriptional regulator, protein MDDEGAFKGRRRVAELRYLSLCFFGFAFIRAWDDVAFFRFAQLFPASALVGKDLFILVMVLAVFLPGVVLARRIAPLYRRRALVNLSVGALTASTAASFAATAVPGAHEALAVAAVVAGGVGAALSILLWAELQSCFDPFHMVLYVSGSFFLGSVLGWLCIGLDPVRSAAVLLLLPLLSLACMKAGFRKIPVIDLPKRSWSTVRFPWGLIVVLGIYQFVFGLRGGSASFEGGMLIGGTMAVSAALFAAVYFLSHRFDFTALFRTPFVLVTCGLLMELLAFSVGSAVAGFCISAGYALMFLVLTILLCDLSHRYGTSVLVLCGVQELTTLSIVGGHATAEAMNEGLLPVSLNDPLVTGVLAILVVLATVALLSGERRSREWGATFFGLHEKPHDDSLAERCDEVGRKRGLSPREREVLQLLAAGKGSAYIERELCIANGTLKSHTRRIYQKLDVHSREELLEMVAPVEPVEEGAGEPPSRA, encoded by the coding sequence ATGGACGACGAGGGCGCGTTCAAGGGCCGCCGTCGCGTCGCCGAGCTGCGCTATCTCTCGCTGTGCTTCTTCGGGTTCGCGTTCATCCGGGCATGGGACGACGTCGCGTTCTTCCGGTTCGCCCAGCTGTTCCCCGCCAGCGCGCTCGTGGGCAAGGACTTGTTCATCCTCGTGATGGTGCTGGCCGTGTTCCTGCCGGGCGTGGTGTTGGCGCGCAGGATCGCGCCGCTGTACCGTCGACGCGCGCTCGTGAACCTCTCCGTAGGCGCTTTGACGGCGTCCACCGCGGCGTCGTTCGCCGCGACGGCGGTTCCCGGCGCGCACGAGGCGCTCGCCGTCGCGGCCGTCGTTGCGGGCGGCGTCGGCGCGGCGCTGTCCATCCTGTTGTGGGCCGAGCTGCAAAGCTGCTTCGACCCGTTCCATATGGTGCTGTACGTGTCGGGGTCCTTTTTCCTGGGGTCGGTTCTCGGATGGCTCTGCATCGGCCTCGATCCCGTCCGCTCCGCAGCGGTTCTGCTGCTCCTGCCCCTGCTCTCGCTCGCCTGCATGAAGGCGGGGTTCCGCAAGATCCCGGTTATCGACCTGCCCAAGCGCTCGTGGAGCACGGTGCGCTTTCCTTGGGGGCTGATCGTCGTGCTCGGCATCTACCAGTTCGTGTTCGGGCTGCGCGGGGGTTCGGCGTCGTTCGAGGGCGGCATGCTGATCGGGGGCACCATGGCGGTGTCGGCGGCGCTGTTCGCGGCGGTGTACTTTCTTTCGCACCGCTTCGACTTCACCGCACTGTTCCGCACGCCGTTCGTGCTGGTCACCTGCGGGCTGCTCATGGAGTTGCTCGCGTTCTCGGTGGGCAGCGCCGTGGCGGGCTTCTGCATCTCGGCCGGGTACGCGCTCATGTTCCTCGTGCTCACCATATTGCTGTGCGACCTCTCGCACCGCTACGGCACGTCGGTGCTCGTGCTGTGCGGCGTCCAGGAGCTCACCACGCTCAGCATCGTCGGAGGGCATGCGACGGCGGAGGCGATGAACGAGGGCTTGCTGCCCGTTTCGCTGAACGACCCGCTGGTGACGGGCGTGCTGGCCATCCTGGTGGTGCTGGCGACGGTCGCGTTGCTGTCGGGGGAGCGCCGCTCGCGCGAATGGGGCGCCACGTTCTTCGGCCTGCACGAGAAACCGCACGACGACTCGCTGGCGGAGCGCTGCGACGAGGTTGGCCGCAAGCGCGGCCTCAGTCCGCGCGAGCGCGAGGTGCTGCAGCTGCTCGCGGCGGGGAAGGGGTCGGCCTACATCGAGCGCGAGCTGTGCATCGCCAACGGCACGCTCAAGTCGCACACGCGGCGCATCTACCAGAAACTCGACGTGCACAGCCGCGAGGAGCTCCTCGAGATGGTTGCGCCCGTTGAGCCCGTTGAGGAAGGCGCAGGCGAACCGCCCTCCCGCGCCTGA
- a CDS encoding response regulator transcription factor, translating to MIDHFRQNLSTHWRETVGFALFLAWVYCALFGCGLATVDETLMCAPSSYGLEYIWMMCGLFEAVGAIAGIVVARKLPQADELLQRRHVALAAAVLAAAGAFFIWLAWYDRVVLFDRVFVVGSALTGFAIVLFTVIWSARLRRLNEARLEFVIPCSFTISFLLYFVILLTKESGLVVLALVIVMNFASMRLARTDAPAPSAEAAEPCAGKAPCGNPGMRSFVILAFASWVQIAFFRVISTPALSGNRFTHYLIPFSFACVLSLAMLLLCIRMSRYLNVSLAYRWSLPLFMLSYVPIIVDYGNPGLRILAYAINFLGMFGVQFGCWIGACKYLRRMGCKTTDLFSRYALGEGAGIFVGSLIGLVAVKALDGQGIMTLSFVLMSLVVFVAMATGFNPSWVFYRSPSARRRRAEGPEEGANPCADLEAIFQGEAADLQSRFGLTERETDVAALLLAGRSRPFIRDELTVSINTVSSHVRSIFSKCDVHSQQELIDLARGGAAPKPAPAAE from the coding sequence ATGATCGATCATTTCCGGCAGAACCTGTCGACCCATTGGCGCGAGACCGTCGGCTTCGCCCTGTTCTTGGCGTGGGTGTACTGCGCGCTGTTCGGGTGCGGCCTGGCCACCGTCGACGAGACGCTCATGTGCGCGCCTTCGTCGTACGGCCTGGAGTACATCTGGATGATGTGCGGGCTGTTCGAGGCCGTCGGCGCCATCGCGGGCATCGTCGTCGCGCGCAAGCTGCCCCAGGCCGACGAGCTACTGCAACGGCGCCATGTCGCGCTCGCGGCCGCCGTCCTCGCGGCGGCGGGCGCCTTCTTCATCTGGCTCGCCTGGTACGACCGCGTCGTGCTGTTCGACCGCGTGTTCGTGGTGGGCAGCGCGCTCACCGGCTTCGCCATCGTGCTGTTCACCGTCATCTGGAGCGCGCGCCTGCGCCGCCTCAACGAGGCGCGGCTCGAGTTCGTCATCCCCTGCTCGTTCACCATCTCGTTCCTGCTGTATTTCGTCATCCTCCTGACCAAGGAGAGCGGGCTCGTGGTGCTGGCGCTCGTCATCGTCATGAACTTCGCCTCGATGCGGCTCGCCCGCACGGACGCGCCCGCGCCGTCCGCCGAGGCCGCCGAGCCCTGCGCCGGGAAGGCGCCCTGCGGCAACCCGGGGATGCGCTCGTTCGTCATCCTCGCGTTCGCCTCGTGGGTGCAGATCGCGTTCTTCCGCGTGATCTCGACGCCGGCGCTGTCGGGCAACCGGTTCACCCACTACCTCATCCCGTTCTCGTTCGCGTGCGTGCTGTCGCTGGCCATGCTGCTGCTGTGCATCCGCATGTCGCGCTACCTGAACGTGTCGCTGGCCTACCGGTGGAGCCTGCCGCTGTTCATGCTGAGCTACGTGCCCATCATCGTCGACTACGGCAACCCCGGCCTGCGCATCCTGGCCTACGCCATCAACTTCCTCGGAATGTTCGGGGTGCAGTTCGGCTGCTGGATCGGGGCGTGCAAGTACCTGCGCCGCATGGGGTGCAAAACGACGGACCTGTTCAGCCGCTACGCGCTGGGCGAGGGCGCGGGCATCTTCGTCGGCAGCCTCATCGGCCTCGTCGCCGTGAAGGCGCTCGACGGGCAGGGCATCATGACCCTGTCGTTCGTGCTCATGTCGCTCGTGGTGTTCGTGGCCATGGCCACCGGCTTCAACCCCAGCTGGGTGTTCTACCGCAGCCCCTCGGCGCGCCGCCGGCGGGCCGAGGGGCCGGAGGAGGGCGCGAACCCGTGCGCCGACCTCGAGGCCATCTTCCAAGGGGAGGCCGCCGACCTCCAGAGCCGCTTCGGGCTGACCGAGCGCGAGACCGACGTGGCGGCGCTGCTGCTGGCGGGCCGCAGCCGCCCGTTCATCCGCGACGAGCTGACGGTGTCCATCAACACGGTGAGCTCGCACGTACGCAGCATCTTCTCGAAGTGCGACGTTCACTCCCAGCAGGAGCTCATCGACCTCGCCCGCGGAGGCGCCGCCCCCAAGCCCGCCCCCGCGGCGGAGTGA
- a CDS encoding molecular chaperone TorD family protein, which produces MGDTGSPCLEDELRGFAAVAEACARALVNEPSSDVVRDVRRVARALGMTRFDRVEPGAALRQRYYDRFFVSAGPLFAPLVESCVRGAQVQDGRRSFGVAGGPAADHALRCYRAVGFDYRALEGFAPAVAQLRPDSMACELAFMASLARCACEGGDDAAAARSVELLRRFAREHAGWFGAAAEVLRRVDDDFYAGVCALAAEAADVWAQ; this is translated from the coding sequence ATGGGCGATACGGGGTCCCCTTGCTTGGAGGATGAGCTGCGCGGGTTCGCCGCCGTGGCCGAGGCGTGCGCCCGGGCCCTGGTGAACGAGCCGTCCTCCGACGTGGTGCGCGACGTGCGCCGCGTGGCGCGGGCGCTGGGCATGACGCGGTTCGACCGCGTGGAGCCCGGTGCTGCCCTCCGGCAGCGCTACTACGACCGGTTCTTCGTGTCGGCCGGCCCGCTGTTCGCGCCCCTCGTGGAAAGCTGCGTGCGCGGGGCGCAGGTGCAGGACGGGCGCCGCTCGTTCGGCGTCGCGGGCGGCCCGGCGGCCGACCATGCGCTGCGCTGCTACCGGGCGGTTGGGTTCGACTACCGGGCGCTCGAGGGCTTCGCGCCCGCCGTGGCGCAGCTGCGGCCCGACTCGATGGCGTGCGAGCTGGCGTTCATGGCCTCGCTCGCGCGATGCGCCTGCGAGGGCGGCGACGACGCTGCGGCTGCACGCAGCGTCGAGCTGCTGCGCCGGTTCGCGCGCGAGCACGCCGGCTGGTTCGGGGCGGCCGCCGAGGTCCTGCGCCGCGTCGACGACGATTTCTACGCCGGCGTGTGCGCCCTCGCCGCCGAAGCGGCGGACGTCTGGGCGCAGTGA